The following are encoded in a window of Rosa chinensis cultivar Old Blush chromosome 4, RchiOBHm-V2, whole genome shotgun sequence genomic DNA:
- the LOC121053004 gene encoding uncharacterized protein LOC121053004: MTGDKDFLARKKKKKTVSDAPGMKKAPLLKKLLNKSGSNPAENETDQLGSNEGRAFNNEVRIGINEPEVMPHRNAVREDGGCMDQKVNNGAPVQDMVIFSGGVHHQRQQQIENSGADHVVIHIEEGVVVWVIVPNIIPRLNLGAANLERAYSLLSVGGIITPFHNFMNFWQGNGQGLRQQLYNLILRQQQNYNIGAQGDNDFHQQLVLDIKEAEGGVVGGGRRIPRIRVAGGARRIPRMIHVRLSGGDVPVHSTYAWLCEKGQSIPFNASVHSAYGYGQQSIWFEEGGLPPAVKPFAPDTADFLTKSSPYFCQGLISLVVFFLVSSLPYFFLKGSGEIIGPKNDSNADPFYFSMVIMSSTGYGDMYPKSTRARLLTCFWILFGVGIVAGRLSTVFNCLANAFGNLFFGYMIRRSSGQLITERSRAKYKVWFAVLVVALCIVVGLFGCKYLEGMDWLESFYLSVVTVSSVGFGDLHFNSLAGKVFATFWIPVSTILVGISFGYISKCGYGSLR, translated from the exons ATGACAGGTGATAAAGATTTCCtggccagaaaaaaaaaaaaaaaaacagtttctgATGCTCCTGGGATGAAGAAAGCTCCTTTGTTAAAGAAACTGCTTAACAAAA GTGGGTCTAATCCGGCTGAGAATGAAACTGACCAGTTGGGCTCAAATGAAGGGAGAGCATTTAACAATGAGGTTCGAATCGGAATCAATGAACCAGAGGTGATGCCTCACAGGAATGCTGTTCGAGAAGATGGGGGTTGTATGGATCAGAAGGTTAATAATGGTGCACCTGTTCAGGATATGGTTATTTTTAGCGGCGGTGTTCATCATCAGAGGCAGCAGCAAATTGAAAATAGTGGGGCAGATCATGTTGTTATCCATATTGAAGAAGGTGTGGTAGTTTGGGTTATAGTACCTAACATAATCCCGAGGCTGAATCTTGGAGCTGCGAACTTGGAACGCGCTTATTCATTGCTTTCTGTAGGAGGGATCATAACTCCATTTCACAATTTTATGAACTTCTGGCAGGGCAATGGTCAAGGATTGAGGCAGCAGCTCTACAATCTTATTCTGAGGCAGCAGCAGAATTATAATATTGGTGCACAGGGTGATAATGATTTTCACCAGCAACTAGTTCTGGACATTAAAGAAGCAGAAGGAGGAGTGGTAGGTGGGGgtaggaggataccaaggatcAGAGTGGCAGGTGGTGCTAGGAGGATACCAAGAATGATCCATGTGAGGTTGAGCGGTGGAGATGTGCCTGTCCATTCCACTTACGCATGGCTTTGTGAGAAAGGGCAATCAATTCCATTCAATGCTAGTGTGCATTCAGCGTATGGGTATGGTCAACAATCAATCTGGTTTGAGGAGGGAGGGCTTCCTCCGGCTGTTAAACCTTTTGCACCAGATACTGCAGACTTCCTCACCAAATCAAGTCCTTATTTCTGTCAGGGATTGATATCACTGGTCGTATTTTTCCTTGTTAGCTCACTACCGTACTTTTTCTTGAAGGGCTCAGGAGAAATAATTGGACCTAAAAATGATTCCAACGCCGACCCATTTTATTTCAGCATGGTCATAATGTCTTCCACAGGATACGGCGATATGTATCCCAAATCTACCCGTGCCAGACTGTTGACTTGCTTTTGGATACTTTTTGGTGTTGGAATTGTCGCTGGGCGATTAAGTACCGTGTTTAACTGCTTAGCCAATGCCTTTGGCAACCTGTTTTTTGGATACATGATTCGTCGATCTTCAGGTCAACTAATAACTGAAAGGTCCAGGGCAAAATACAAAGTTTGGTTCGCTGTGTTAGTGGTCGCCCTATGCATCGTTGTAGGTCTCTTTGGCTGCAAGTATTTGGAAGGAATGGACTGGCTGGAGTCCTTTTACTTGTCAGTGGTTACAGTATCATCAGTTGGTTTTGGAGATCTGCACTTTAATTCTTTAGCTGGAAAGGTTTTTGCGACTTTCTGGATACCAGTAAGCACCATTCTAGTTGGAATTTCATTTGGTTATATTTCAAAATGTGGATATGGAAGCTTAAGATGA